One window of the Enterobacter huaxiensis genome contains the following:
- a CDS encoding arsenic transporter codes for MFLAGAIFLFTLVLVIWQPRGLSIGWSATIGAVLALASGVIHINDIPVVWNIVWNATATFIAVIIISLLLDESGFFEWAALHVARWGNGRGRLLFTYIVLLGAAVAALFANDGAALILTPIVIAMLLALGFSKQATLAFVMAAGFIADTASLPLIVSNLVNIVSADFFKLGFSEYASVMVPVDIAAIAATLLMLHLFFRKEIPLEYDLAKLREPARAIRDLPTFRTGWIVLLLLLVGFFVLEPLGIPVSAIAAVGALILFAVAKRGHAINTGKVLRGAPWQIVIFSLGMYLVVYGLRNAGLTEYLSGVLDSLAGHGLWITTLGTGFITAFLSSIMNNMPTVLIGALSIDGSTATGLIKEAMIYANVIGCDLGPKITPIGSLATLLWLHVLVQKNMTITWGYYFRTGIIMTLPVLFVTLAALALRLSFTL; via the coding sequence ATGTTTCTGGCAGGGGCTATTTTTCTGTTTACGCTTGTACTGGTCATCTGGCAGCCCAGGGGGCTCAGTATCGGCTGGAGCGCCACCATCGGCGCCGTGCTGGCGCTGGCCAGCGGCGTGATTCACATTAACGATATACCGGTCGTGTGGAATATCGTCTGGAACGCCACGGCAACCTTCATCGCCGTCATCATCATCAGCCTGCTGCTGGATGAGTCCGGCTTTTTCGAGTGGGCGGCGCTCCACGTTGCCCGCTGGGGAAACGGTCGCGGGCGACTGTTGTTTACTTATATCGTGCTGCTGGGCGCAGCCGTGGCGGCGCTGTTTGCCAATGACGGTGCGGCGCTGATCCTGACGCCTATCGTTATCGCCATGCTGCTGGCGCTGGGGTTCAGCAAGCAGGCCACGCTGGCGTTTGTGATGGCAGCAGGATTTATCGCTGATACCGCCAGCCTGCCGCTGATTGTGTCCAACCTGGTCAACATCGTCTCGGCAGACTTCTTTAAGCTGGGGTTCAGCGAGTACGCCTCGGTGATGGTCCCGGTGGATATCGCCGCGATTGCCGCAACGCTGTTGATGCTGCATCTGTTCTTTCGCAAGGAAATCCCTCTGGAATATGACCTGGCAAAACTCCGCGAGCCCGCGCGGGCCATTCGCGATCTCCCGACGTTCAGAACGGGCTGGATCGTCCTGCTGCTTCTGCTCGTCGGTTTCTTCGTACTTGAACCTCTCGGTATTCCGGTCAGCGCCATTGCAGCCGTCGGCGCGCTGATTTTATTCGCTGTCGCAAAACGCGGACATGCGATAAATACCGGAAAAGTGCTGCGCGGCGCGCCGTGGCAGATCGTTATCTTCTCGCTGGGGATGTATCTGGTGGTGTATGGCCTGCGTAATGCCGGGCTGACGGAATATCTCTCAGGCGTGCTGGATAGCCTGGCCGGACACGGGCTGTGGATCACCACGCTGGGAACCGGGTTCATCACCGCGTTTCTGTCATCCATAATGAACAATATGCCCACGGTGCTGATTGGCGCGCTCTCCATTGATGGCAGTACGGCGACGGGATTGATCAAGGAAGCGATGATTTACGCCAACGTGATTGGCTGCGATCTGGGGCCGAAAATCACCCCCATCGGTAGCCTCGCCACCCTCCTCTGGCTCCACGTGCTGGTGCAGAAAAACATGACGATTACCTGGGGCTACTATTTCCGGACGGGCATCATTATGACGCTGCCGGTCCTGTTTGTGACGCTCGCCGCGCTGGCGCTACGTCTCTCCTTCACACTGTAA
- the arsC gene encoding glutaredoxin-dependent arsenate reductase → MSHITIYHNPACGTSRNTLEMIRNSGTEPEIVLYLETPPSRDKLTTLIADMGISVRDLLRKNVEPYEQLGLAEDNFTDDQLIDFMLQHPILINRPIVVTPLGVRLCRPSERVLEILPDPQKGAFTKEDGEAVVDAAGKKIQEQ, encoded by the coding sequence ATGAGCCACATCACCATTTATCACAACCCCGCCTGCGGCACGTCGCGTAACACGCTGGAGATGATCCGCAACAGCGGCACGGAGCCAGAGATTGTCCTCTATCTGGAAACCCCGCCGTCGCGGGATAAGCTGACCACCCTCATTGCCGATATGGGCATTTCAGTGCGGGACCTGCTGCGCAAAAACGTGGAGCCCTATGAACAGCTCGGCCTTGCTGAAGATAACTTTACCGACGACCAGCTTATCGATTTTATGCTGCAGCACCCGATTCTGATTAACCGTCCCATTGTCGTTACGCCACTGGGTGTGCGTCTTTGCCGCCCTTCTGAGCGTGTGCTGGAGATCTTACCCGACCCGCAAAAAGGGGCGTTTACCAAAGAAGACGGCGAAGCGGTCGTCGACGCTGCCGGAAAAAAAATTCAGGAGCAGTAA
- a CDS encoding TetR/AcrR family transcriptional regulator has translation MSRPPNDPHRREKILQATLDTIAEHGIHAVTHRKIASCAGVPLGSMTYYFDGKEPLLEEAFTWFTQQMSQQYREFFAGVTGPEMACESITSLIHSSEVTTPHNMELMYQLYAFMNRSAALKTVMQDWMKMSQDTLEQWFDPVTARALDAFIEGMTLHFVTDRQPLSREEIRAMVGRIAGEQR, from the coding sequence ATGAGCAGACCACCGAACGATCCGCACCGGCGAGAAAAGATCCTGCAGGCGACGCTGGACACCATTGCCGAACACGGTATTCATGCCGTCACCCACCGTAAAATCGCCAGCTGCGCGGGGGTTCCTCTGGGGTCGATGACCTACTACTTTGACGGTAAAGAGCCGCTGCTTGAAGAGGCGTTTACGTGGTTCACGCAGCAGATGTCGCAGCAGTACCGGGAGTTCTTCGCGGGAGTAACCGGCCCTGAGATGGCGTGCGAGTCCATCACCAGCTTAATCCACAGCTCGGAAGTCACCACGCCACATAATATGGAGCTGATGTACCAGCTTTATGCCTTTATGAACCGCAGCGCGGCGCTGAAAACGGTGATGCAGGACTGGATGAAGATGAGCCAGGACACGCTGGAGCAGTGGTTTGATCCGGTAACCGCCCGCGCGCTGGATGCGTTTATCGAAGGGATGACGCTGCATTTTGTGACCGACAGGCAGCCGCTATCGCGGGAAGAGATTAGGGCGATGGTGGGGCGGATTGCGGGTGAGCAAAGGTAA
- a CDS encoding MFS transporter, producing the protein MTLTSPRKTLQLRMWALFMFFFIPGLLMASWATRTPAIRDILSVSTAEMGIVLFGLSIGSMSGILCSAWLVKRFGTKAVIRTTMCCAVFGMMVLSVALWFASPILFALGLTVFGGSFGAAEVAINVEGAAVEQEMNKTVLPMMHGFYSLGTLAGAGVGMALTAFGIAANLHILLAALVCIIPILTGIRLIPDGTGKNTSGEQKSAEKGLPFYRDMQLMLIGVVVLAMAFAEGSANDWLPLLMVDGHGFSPTSGSLIYAGFTLGMTVGRFTGGWFIDRYSRVAVVRASALLGGLGIAMIIFVDVDWIAGVSVILWGLGASLGFPLTISAASDTGPDAPTRVSVVATTGYLAFLVGPPLLGFLGEHYGLRSAMLVVLGLVIIAALVARAVAKPEAEQTTLEKGYER; encoded by the coding sequence ATGACCCTGACCTCTCCCCGCAAAACCCTGCAGCTACGCATGTGGGCGCTGTTTATGTTCTTCTTTATTCCAGGGCTGTTAATGGCCTCCTGGGCGACGCGTACGCCTGCTATCCGGGATATTTTATCCGTCTCCACGGCGGAGATGGGCATCGTGCTGTTTGGCCTGTCGATAGGCTCCATGAGCGGCATTCTCTGCTCCGCCTGGCTGGTGAAGCGCTTTGGCACGAAAGCGGTGATCCGTACCACCATGTGCTGCGCGGTGTTCGGAATGATGGTGCTGAGCGTGGCCCTGTGGTTTGCCTCGCCGATTCTGTTTGCCCTTGGGCTCACGGTCTTTGGCGGCAGCTTCGGTGCGGCCGAGGTGGCGATTAACGTCGAGGGGGCAGCCGTCGAACAGGAGATGAACAAAACCGTGCTGCCGATGATGCACGGGTTTTACAGCCTCGGCACGCTGGCCGGTGCTGGCGTGGGGATGGCGCTGACGGCGTTTGGTATTGCGGCCAACCTGCATATTTTACTGGCGGCGCTGGTGTGTATTATCCCGATCCTGACGGGTATCCGATTGATCCCTGACGGCACGGGTAAAAATACCTCTGGTGAACAAAAATCAGCCGAAAAGGGGCTGCCGTTTTACCGGGATATGCAGCTGATGCTGATTGGCGTGGTAGTGCTGGCGATGGCCTTCGCCGAAGGCTCTGCTAACGACTGGCTGCCGCTGCTGATGGTGGACGGTCACGGCTTTAGCCCTACCTCTGGCTCGCTGATTTACGCCGGATTTACCCTTGGAATGACCGTCGGGCGCTTTACCGGCGGCTGGTTTATAGACCGCTACAGCCGCGTGGCCGTCGTCCGTGCCAGCGCCCTGCTCGGCGGGTTAGGTATTGCGATGATCATCTTTGTGGACGTGGACTGGATTGCCGGGGTCTCGGTGATTCTGTGGGGACTGGGCGCGTCGCTCGGCTTCCCGCTCACCATTTCCGCCGCCAGCGATACCGGACCGGATGCGCCGACGCGCGTCAGCGTGGTGGCAACCACCGGCTACCTCGCTTTCCTGGTTGGGCCACCTCTGCTCGGGTTCCTGGGTGAGCACTACGGGCTGCGCAGCGCCATGCTGGTGGTGTTAGGGTTAGTCATTATCGCCGCGCTGGTGGCGCGCGCGGTGGCAAAACCGGAAGCAGAACAAACGACACTGGAGAAGGGATATGAGCGTTAA
- a CDS encoding Cof-type HAD-IIB family hydrolase, with the protein MSVKLIAVDMDGTFLSDVKTYNRQRFLAQYARMKEQGIRFVVASGNQYYQLISFFPEIAHEIAFVAENGGWVVDAGEDVFNGELTKAHFDTVAAVLNDVAGIEIIACGKGSAYTLKAYDDTFIDIASKYYHRLERVKDFDNLNDIFFKFGLNVSDDEIPRIQALLHEKLGDIMVPVTTGHGSIDLIIPGVHKANGLRILQERWGIEDGEVVAFGDSGNDVEMLRQSGFSFAMANAKPHIKAVARFEAPHNNDEGVLNVIEKVLNGEAPFN; encoded by the coding sequence ATGAGCGTTAAACTGATTGCAGTAGACATGGATGGCACCTTTCTGAGCGATGTGAAGACCTATAACCGCCAGCGTTTTCTGGCACAGTACGCGCGCATGAAGGAGCAAGGCATTCGCTTCGTGGTCGCCAGCGGCAACCAGTATTACCAGCTAATCTCCTTTTTCCCGGAGATCGCGCATGAGATAGCCTTCGTCGCCGAAAACGGCGGCTGGGTGGTTGATGCCGGTGAAGACGTGTTCAACGGCGAGCTGACGAAAGCCCATTTCGACACCGTGGCCGCCGTGCTAAACGATGTTGCCGGCATTGAGATCATCGCCTGCGGGAAAGGCAGCGCCTACACGCTAAAAGCCTATGACGATACCTTCATCGATATCGCGTCAAAATATTATCACCGCCTGGAAAGGGTGAAGGATTTCGACAACCTGAACGATATCTTCTTTAAGTTCGGCCTGAACGTTTCCGATGATGAGATCCCCCGCATTCAGGCGCTGCTGCATGAAAAGCTGGGCGACATCATGGTGCCCGTCACCACCGGCCACGGCAGCATTGACCTGATCATCCCGGGCGTACATAAAGCTAACGGTTTGCGGATTTTGCAAGAACGCTGGGGGATTGAAGACGGCGAAGTGGTGGCCTTTGGCGACAGCGGTAACGACGTGGAGATGCTGCGTCAGTCAGGGTTTAGCTTTGCGATGGCCAACGCCAAACCGCATATCAAAGCCGTCGCCCGGTTCGAGGCGCCGCACAATAATGATGAAGGCGTTTTAAACGTGATTGAGAAGGTGTTGAACGGAGAGGCACCGTTTAATTGA
- a CDS encoding MFS transporter, with protein MSNRSSSGNRLGRQALLFPLCLVLYEFSTYIGNDMIQPGMLTVVEQFNAGIEWVPTSMTAYLAGGMFLQWLLGPLSDRIGRRPVMLTGVVWFTVTCLATLLAQNIEQFTLLRFLQGVSLCFIGAVGYAAIQESFEEAVCIKITALMANVALIAPLLGPLVGAAWVHVAPWEGMFILFAVLAAISFFGLHRAMPETATRLGEKLSLKELGRDYKEVLKNVRFVAGALATGFVSLPLLAWIAQSPVIIISGEQLSSYEYGLLQVPIFGALIVGNLVLARLTSRRTVRSLIVMGGWPIAAGLIVAAVATVASSHAYLWMTAGLSIYAFGIGVANAGLVRLTLFASEMSKGTVSAAMGMLQMLIFTVGIEVSKHAYALGGNGLFSLFNLANGVLWVGLMVVFLKDKRVGSALQP; from the coding sequence ATGTCAAACCGTTCTTCTTCCGGTAATCGTCTGGGCCGTCAGGCGTTACTTTTTCCTCTGTGTCTGGTGCTCTACGAATTCTCTACCTATATCGGCAACGATATGATCCAGCCCGGCATGCTGACCGTTGTGGAGCAGTTCAACGCGGGTATTGAGTGGGTGCCCACCTCCATGACTGCCTATCTGGCAGGCGGCATGTTTTTGCAGTGGCTGTTAGGGCCGCTGTCGGATCGTATTGGCCGCCGTCCCGTGATGCTAACGGGCGTGGTGTGGTTTACCGTGACCTGCCTCGCCACGCTGCTCGCGCAAAACATTGAGCAATTCACCCTGCTGCGCTTCCTGCAGGGGGTTAGCCTGTGCTTTATCGGCGCCGTGGGGTATGCCGCTATTCAGGAGTCGTTTGAAGAGGCGGTGTGTATCAAAATTACCGCGCTGATGGCGAACGTGGCGCTGATTGCGCCGCTGTTGGGGCCGCTGGTGGGGGCTGCCTGGGTGCACGTCGCGCCGTGGGAAGGGATGTTTATTCTCTTCGCCGTCCTTGCCGCCATCTCTTTCTTTGGCCTGCACCGCGCGATGCCCGAAACCGCTACCCGCCTGGGTGAAAAACTCTCGTTAAAAGAGCTGGGGCGTGACTATAAAGAAGTCCTGAAAAACGTTCGCTTTGTCGCCGGTGCTCTGGCGACGGGCTTTGTGAGCCTGCCGCTGCTGGCGTGGATTGCCCAGTCTCCGGTCATTATCATCAGCGGCGAGCAGCTCAGCAGCTACGAGTATGGCCTGCTGCAGGTGCCGATTTTCGGCGCGCTTATCGTTGGTAACCTGGTGCTGGCGCGGCTGACCTCGCGCCGCACCGTGCGCTCGCTGATCGTTATGGGCGGATGGCCGATTGCGGCTGGGCTGATTGTGGCGGCTGTCGCCACGGTGGCCTCTTCCCACGCCTACCTGTGGATGACCGCAGGGCTGAGCATTTACGCCTTTGGCATAGGGGTGGCGAATGCCGGGCTGGTGCGCCTGACGCTGTTTGCCAGCGAGATGAGTAAAGGCACCGTGTCGGCGGCAATGGGAATGTTACAGATGCTGATTTTCACCGTCGGTATCGAGGTGAGCAAACACGCCTACGCGCTTGGCGGCAACGGGCTGTTCAGCCTGTTCAACCTTGCTAACGGCGTGCTGTGGGTAGGATTAATGGTGGTGTTCCTGAAAGACAAACGCGTCGGAAGCGCCCTGCAACCTTAA
- a CDS encoding phosphatase PAP2 family protein yields MAHTVPPSELSKLPTNKTKRLYRLPPRFYGYQLFVLIALAVLFTWLSRDETLDKWITGFWYDAATQSFPLQKNHLLDLLNHRLAKYIAIALGAAALFYGAYARNARLVTAALLMGLGALVVGLLKSISHHSCPWDLVEYGGKAVSYPLFSAVPADSGPGRCFPGGHASSGFMVMGLFFAFWRERPRLAWCFVVLGAVLGLAMGYGQVMRGAHFFSHNLWAGWWVWFSQVVVYGLVSTWFAKE; encoded by the coding sequence ATGGCACATACCGTCCCCCCTTCAGAATTATCTAAGTTACCGACAAATAAGACAAAACGTCTTTACCGTTTGCCGCCCCGCTTTTATGGTTATCAGCTTTTCGTGCTGATAGCCCTCGCCGTATTGTTTACCTGGCTATCGCGCGACGAAACGCTCGATAAATGGATCACCGGTTTTTGGTATGACGCAGCAACGCAGAGTTTTCCGCTGCAGAAAAACCATCTGTTGGATCTGCTGAACCACCGGCTGGCGAAGTACATCGCCATCGCGCTGGGCGCCGCGGCGCTGTTTTATGGCGCTTACGCGCGTAACGCAAGACTGGTGACTGCAGCACTGCTGATGGGGCTTGGCGCACTGGTCGTTGGCCTGCTTAAAAGTATCAGCCACCACAGCTGCCCGTGGGACTTAGTGGAATACGGCGGTAAGGCTGTCTCTTACCCCCTGTTCAGCGCTGTCCCGGCAGACAGCGGCCCCGGACGCTGTTTCCCCGGCGGTCACGCCTCCAGCGGCTTTATGGTGATGGGGCTGTTTTTCGCCTTCTGGCGCGAGCGTCCCCGTCTGGCATGGTGCTTTGTCGTGCTGGGTGCGGTGTTGGGCCTGGCGATGGGCTACGGCCAGGTGATGCGCGGCGCACATTTCTTCTCTCACAACCTGTGGGCTGGGTGGTGGGTCTGGTTTTCCCAGGTGGTGGTCTACGGGCTTGTTTCCACCTGGTTTGCGAAAGAGTGA
- the ybjG gene encoding undecaprenyl-diphosphate phosphatase — MLENLNYGLFYLINATPASPEWMIDLATFLAKDLISIVPVMAAILWLWGPRSQVSAQRQLVIKMAMALGVSVLASYVLGHVFPHDRPFVEHVGYTFLHHAPDDSFPSDHGTVIFTFALAFLFWHRLWSGAVLMIVAAAIAWSRVYLGVHWPLDMVGGFLVGLIGCVSAAILWSLFGQALYQGLSQLYRILFAIPIRKGWVRD; from the coding sequence ATGTTAGAGAATCTCAACTACGGACTGTTTTATCTGATCAACGCAACTCCCGCCTCGCCGGAGTGGATGATTGATCTCGCCACCTTCCTTGCTAAGGATCTGATTAGCATCGTGCCGGTCATGGCCGCCATCCTCTGGCTATGGGGACCGCGCAGTCAGGTGAGCGCCCAGCGCCAGCTGGTCATAAAAATGGCGATGGCGCTCGGCGTCAGCGTGCTCGCCAGCTACGTGCTGGGCCACGTGTTCCCACACGATCGCCCTTTCGTCGAACACGTCGGCTACACCTTCCTGCACCACGCGCCGGATGACTCATTCCCAAGCGACCACGGAACGGTGATTTTCACCTTCGCACTGGCGTTCCTGTTCTGGCATCGCCTGTGGTCCGGCGCGGTACTGATGATCGTGGCGGCCGCTATCGCCTGGTCCCGCGTTTACCTGGGCGTGCACTGGCCGCTGGATATGGTCGGGGGATTCCTGGTCGGGCTGATTGGCTGCGTAAGCGCGGCCATCCTGTGGAGCCTCTTTGGTCAGGCGCTGTATCAAGGCTTGTCTCAGCTGTATCGCATACTGTTTGCCATCCCGATCCGCAAAGGCTGGGTACGTGAC